A genome region from Coturnix japonica isolate 7356 chromosome 13, Coturnix japonica 2.1, whole genome shotgun sequence includes the following:
- the HSPA4 gene encoding heat shock 70 kDa protein 4, whose product MSVVGIDLGFQSCYIAVARAGGIETVANEYSDRCTPSCIAFGPKNRSIGAAAKSQVISNAKNTVQSFKRFHGRAFSDPFVQAEKTSLAYELVQLPTGSTGIKVMYMEEERNFTIEQMTGMLLTKLKETAENALKKPVVDCVVSVPCFYTDAERRSVMDATQIAGLNCLRLINETTAVALAYGIYKQDLPALEEKPRNVVFVDMGHSAYQVSICAFNKGKLKVLATAFDTTLGGRKFDEVLVEYFCEEFGKKYKLDIKSKIRALLRLYQECEKLKKLMSANASDLPLNIECFMNDIDVSGKMNRSKFLEMCDGLLARVEAPLRSVLEQSKLKKEDIYAVEIVGGTTRIPAVKEKISKFFGKEVSTTLNADEAVARGCALQCAILSPAFKVREFSITDLIPYPISLRWNSPAEEGLSDCEVFPKNHAAPFSKVLTFYRKEPFTLEAYYSSPKELPYPDPAIAHFLVQKVTPQTDGSSSKVKVKVRVNIHGIFSVSSASLVEVHKSDESEEPMETDQHAKEEEKMQVDQEEQQKTEEQQQVQAENKAESEEMETSQGDSKDKKVDQPPQAKKAKVKTTTVDLPIENQLVWQIGKDMLNLFIENEGKMIMQDKLEKERNDAKNAVEEYVYEMRDKLCSIYEKFVSEDDRNSFTLMLEDTENWLYEDGEDQPKQVYMDKLTELKALGQPIQARFQESEERPKAFEELGKQIQQYMKTVHAFKAKDEQYDHLDEADVAKVEKSANEAMEWMNNKLNLQNKRSLTLDPVIKAKDIQAKTKELTSICSPIVTKPKPKVELPKEEQKPTEPNGPVEGQGDGSSGAQSADPNAAPAPTAAEKKLPEMDID is encoded by the exons ATGTCGGTGGTGGGCATCGACCTGGGCTTCCAGAGCTGCTACATCGCCGTGGCTCGGGCCGGCGGCATCGAGACCGTCGCCAACGAGTACAGCGACCGCTGCACGCC GTCATGCATCGCCTTTGGACCCAAGAACCGCTCTATTGGTGCTGCAGCTAAAAGCCAG gttatttcaaatgcaaagaaTACAGTACaaagttttaaaagatttcatGGTCGTGCATTCTCAGATCCCTTTGTTCAAGCTGAAAAAACAAGCCTTGCCTATGAACTTGTCCAGCTGCCAACAGGTTCCACTGGCATCAAG gttaTGTAtatggaagaagagagaaactttACTATTGAACAGATGACTGGAATGCTTCTTACCAAACTAAAAGAGACTGCTGAGAATGCGCTTAAGAAGCCTGTAGTTGACTGTGTTGTTTCT GTTCCATGTTTCTACACAGATGCAGAGAGGAGATCTGTGATGGATGCCACACAAATTGCTGGTCTCAACTGCCTGAGGCTAATAAATGAAACAACTGCAG TTGCCCTTGCATATGGAATCTATAAGCAAGACCTGCCTGCCCTAGAGGAGAAGCCACGGAATGTTGTTTTTGTGGATATGGGGCATTCTGCGTATCAAGTTTCTATTTGTGCATTCAATAAAGGGAAACTGAAA GTTCTTGCTACAGCATTTGACACAACACTTGGGGGCAGGAAATTCGATGAGGTGTTAGTTgaatatttctgtgaagaatttgGGAAGAAATATAAACTAGACATCAAGTCGAAGATTCGTGCGTTGCTGAGGCTGTATCAGGAatgtgaaaagctgaagaagctTATGAGTGCAAATGCTTCTGACCTTCCACTGAACATTGAGTGTTTCATGAATGACATTGATGTTTCTGGAAAGATGAACAG AAGTAAATTTTTAGAGATGTGTGATGGACTTCTTGCAAGAGTAGAAGCCCCCCTTCGTAGTGTGCTGGAACAAAGCA AGTTAAAGAAGGAGGATATTTATGCAGTAGAAATAGTGGGTGGCACAACAAGAATCCCTGCTGTTAAAGAGAAGATCAGTAAATTTTTTGGCAAAGAAGTCAGTACGACTCTGAATGCAGATGAGGCCGTTGCACGAGGTTGTGCACTGCAG TGTGCTATTTTGTCACCAGCATTCAAAGTGAGAGAGTTTTCTATCACAGACTTGATTCCGTACCCTATTTCTTTGCGATGGAATTCACCAGCAGAAGAAGGGTTAAG tgacTGTGAGGTCTTTCCCAAGAACCACGCTGCTCCATTTTCTAAGGTCCTCACGTTCTACAGAAAAGAACCATTCACTCTTGAGGCGTATTACAGTTCTCCCAAGGAGCTGCCTTACCCAGATCCTGCTATTG CTCACTTCTTGGTTCAGAAGGTCACCCCTCAAACAGATGGATCCAGTTCGAAAGTGAAAGTCAAAGTTAGAGTAAATATCCACGGTATCTTCAGTGTTTCAAGTGCTTCTTTGGTGGAGGTTCATAAATCTGATGAGAGCGAAGAGCCTATGGAAACAGATCAGCATGCGAAAGAGGAAGAG AAGATGCAGGTAGACCAGGAGGAGCAGCAAAagactgaagaacagcagcaggtcCAAGCTGAAAACAAGGCAGAGTCAGAAGAAATGGAG ACTTCTCAAGGTGACTCTAAAGACAAGAAAGTGGATCAGCCACCTCAAGCCAAGAAGGCTAAAGTAAAGACTACTACAGTGGACCTTCCCATTGAGAACCAGTTGGTGTGGCAGATAGGGAAAGACATGCTGAACTTATTCATTGAGAATGAG GGTAAAATGATAATGCAGGATaagctggagaaggagaggaatgATGCTAAGAATGCTGTAGAAGAATACGTGTATGAAATGAGAGACAAACTCTGCAGTATTTATGAGAAGTTTGTTAGTGAAGAT GATCGAAATAGCTTCACGTTGATGTTGGAAGACACAGAAAACTGGCTTTATGAAGATGGAGAGGACCAGCCAAAGCAAGTCTACATGGATAAGTTAACAGAGCTGAAG GCCTTGGGTCAGCCCATTCAGGCGAGATTTCAAGAATCGGAGGAAAGGCCAAAAGCATTTGAGGAACTGGGGAAGCAAATCCAGCAGTACATGAAAACTGTTCATGCCTTCAAAGCAAAG GACGAGCAATATGACCACCTGGATGAAGCAGATGTTGCAAAAGTGGAGAAAAGTGCAAATGAAGCGATGGAATGGATGAACAACAAACTCAATCTTCAGAACAAGAGGAGTCTTACTTTGGACCCAGTTATAAAAGCTAAAGACATACAAGCTAAAACTAAA GAGTTGACGAGTATTTGCAGTCCTATAgttacaaaaccaaaacccaaagtTGAACTCCCGAAGGAGGAGCAGAAACCGACCGAACCGAATGGACCAGTAGAAGGGCAGGGAGATGGCAGCAGCGGGGCCCAAAGTGCTGACCCCAATGCTGCGCCCGCCCCAACGGCTGCGGAAAAGAAGCTTCCTGAGATGGACATTGACTGA
- the RNF14 gene encoding E3 ubiquitin-protein ligase RNF14 isoform X2: MSSEDREAQEDELLALASIYDEDEFKRAESAQGGETRICLELPQNFRVVVSGISAESPQSFEYTVHFLPPLVLNFELPPDYPSSSPPAFTLSSKWLSPAQLSALCEHLDNLWEENRGCVVLFAWMQFLKEETLNYLNISSPYELKMRQQGSTWGRTPSVPQDAKDCVGAVGCAAAEEGIDKRAVQDVESLSSLIREILDFDQAQRRKCFNSKMYMCNICFCEKLGSECMYFTECSHVYCKACLKDYFEIQIRDGQVHCLNCPEPNCSSVATPGQVKELVGEHLFARYDRLLLQSTLDLMADVVYCPRPACQTPVMQEPGCTMGICSCCNYAFCTACKMTYHGVSPCKLSEEKLMDLRNEYLEADEATKRLMEQRYGKRVIQKAVEEIESKQWLEKNSKSCPCCSTPIEKLDGCNKMMCTGCMQYFCWLCMASLSRADPYKHFNDPSSPCFDRLFHAMQIDGEFWEGGN, encoded by the exons ATGTCTTCAGAGGACAGAGAAGCTCAGGAGGACGAGCTGTTGGCGCTGGCCAGCATCTACGATGAAGATGAGTTTAAGAGAGCGGAGTCGGCACAGGGAGGAGAGACCAGGATTTGTTTGGAACTGCCCCAGAACTTCAGAGTTGTTGTGAGCG GCATTTCTGCAGAGAGTCCGCAGAGCTTTGAATACACCGTTCACTTTCTGCCTCCACTCGTGCTGAATTTTGAGCTCCCACCAGACTACCCGTCATCCTCCCCGCCTGCCTTCACTCTCAGCAGCAAATGGCTCTCCCCAGCACAG CTCAGCGCTCTTTGTGAGCATTTAGACAACTTATGGGAAGAAAACCGAGGCTGTGTGGTCCTGTTTGCCTGGATGcagtttctgaaggaagaaacgTTGAATTACCTGAATATTTCATCCCCATACGAGCTCAAAATGCGCCAACAAGGGAGTACATGGGGCAGGACGCCTTCGGTGCCTCAGGATGCCAAGGACTGTGTTGGTGCAGTGGGCTGTGCTGCGGCTGAAGAAGGAATTGATAAGAGAGCTGTACAGGACGTGGAATCTTTGTCCAGCCTGATTCGGGAGATCCTGGACTTTGATCAGGCTCAGAGAAGGAAGTGCTTTAACAGTAAGATGTACATGTGCAATATTTGCTTCTGTGAGAAGCTGGGCAGTGAATGTATGTACTTCACCGAGTGCAGCCATGTGTACTGCAAAGCCTGCCTGAAGGACTACTTTGAAATTCAGATCAGGGATGGGCAGGTCCACTGCCTCAACTGTCCAGAACCCAACTGTTCTTCTGTTGCTACTCCTGGTCAG GTGAAGGAGTTGGTTGGAGAGCACCTGTTCGCACGCTACGACCGCCTGCTTCTGCAGTCCACCCTGGACCTGATGGCGGATGTTGTGTACTGCCCTCGGCCGGCCTGCCAGACACCCGTCATGCAGGAGCCAGGCTGCACCATGGgcatctgctcctgctgcaacTATGCTTTCTGTACTGCGTGTAAGATGACTTACCACGGGGTCTCACCATGTAAATTAAGTGAGG AGAAATTGATGGATTTGCGCAATGAATATTTAGAAGCTGATGAGGCAACCAAAAGATTGATGGAACAGCGCTATGGCAAACGAGTGATTCAGAAAGCCGTTGAGGAGATAGAGAGCAAACAATGGCTGGAAAAGAACTCCAAGTCTTGCCCTTGCTGTAGTACTCCTATAGAG AAACTAGATGGCTGTAACAAAATGATGTGTACTGGCTGCATGCAGTACTTCTGCTGGCTTTGTATGGCTTCCTTGTCAAGGGCGGACCCATACAAGCACTTCAATGATCCATCTTCCCCATGCTTTGATCG ATTGTTTCATGCTATGCAAATTGATGGTGAGTTCTGGGAAGGCGGAAACTAG
- the GNPDA1 gene encoding glucosamine-6-phosphate isomerase 1: MKLIIQETYAQASEWAAKYIRNRIVHFAPGPGRFFTLGLPTGSTPLGCYRKLVEYYRNGDLSFKYVKTFNMDEYVGLPRDHPESYHSFMWNNFFKHVDISAENVHILDGNAADLQAECDAFEDKIKAAGGIELFVGGIGPDGHIAFNEPGSSLVSRTRVKTLAMDTILANARFFDGDLSKVPTMALTVGVGTVMDAREVMILITGAHKAFALYKAIEEGVNHMWTVSAFQQHPKTVFVCDEDATLELRVKTVKYFKGLMLVHNKLVEPLYSMKETEAERSQSKKPYSD; this comes from the exons ATGAAGCTCATCATCCAGGAGACGTACGCTCAGGCGAGCGAGTGGGCGGCCAAGTACATCCGTAACCGCATCGTACACTTCGCGCCCGGCCCCGGCCGCTTCTTCACGCTGGGGCTGCCCACAG GCAGCACACCGCTGGGCTGCTACAGAAAGCTGGTGGAGTACTACCGAAATGGGGACCTGTCCTTTAAGTACGTGAAAACCTTCAACATGGATGAGTACGTAG GTCTCCCAAGGGACCATCCGGAAAGTTACCACTCCTTCATGTGGAACAACTTCTTCAAGCATGTCGATATCTCAGCAGAAAACGTTCACATTTTGGATGGAAATGCAGCTGATCTCCAGGCAGAGTGTGATGCATTTGAGGATAAAAtcaaagcagctggaggaatTGAACTCTTTGTTGGAG GTATTGGCCCTGATGGTCACATTGCCTTCAATGAGCCTGGATCAAGTTTGGTGTCTAGGACGCGAGTGAAGACCTTGGCTATGGACACTATACTGGCTAATGCCAGGTTTTTTGATGGTGACCTCTCCAAAGTCCCCACGATGGCTTTGACAGTTGGCGTAGGCACTGTCATGGATGCCAGAGAG GTGATGATTCTCATCACGGGAGCTCACAAAGCCTTTGCTTTATACAAAGCTATTGAGGAAGGTGTCAATCATATGTGGACAGTatctgctttccagcagcaccCCAAGACCGTGTTTGTCTGTGATGAAGATGCTACGTTAGAACTAAGAGTCAAAACTGTGAAGTACTTTAAAG GTTTAATGCTGGTTCATAACAAGCTCGTGGAACCCTTATACAGCATGAaggagacagaagcagaaagaagccaGTCTAAGAAGCCTTACAGTGATTAA
- the RNF14 gene encoding E3 ubiquitin-protein ligase RNF14 isoform X1, whose amino-acid sequence MSSEDREAQEDELLALASIYDEDEFKRAESAQGGETRICLELPQNFRVVVSGISAESPQSFEYTVHFLPPLVLNFELPPDYPSSSPPAFTLSSKWLSPAQLSALCEHLDNLWEENRGCVVLFAWMQFLKEETLNYLNISSPYELKMRQQGSTWGRTPSVPQDAKDCVGAVGCAAAEEGIDKRAVQDVESLSSLIREILDFDQAQRRKCFNSKMYMCNICFCEKLGSECMYFTECSHVYCKACLKDYFEIQIRDGQVHCLNCPEPNCSSVATPGQVKELVGEHLFARYDRLLLQSTLDLMADVVYCPRPACQTPVMQEPGCTMGICSCCNYAFCTACKMTYHGVSPCKLSEEKLMDLRNEYLEADEATKRLMEQRYGKRVIQKAVEEIESKQWLEKNSKSCPCCSTPIEKLDGCNKMMCTGCMQYFCWLCMASLSRADPYKHFNDPSSPCFDRYVFMCVTFSAVLLGCWVWELSDTYPKIAAFSSELHSLLLAINVADRIFSCS is encoded by the exons ATGTCTTCAGAGGACAGAGAAGCTCAGGAGGACGAGCTGTTGGCGCTGGCCAGCATCTACGATGAAGATGAGTTTAAGAGAGCGGAGTCGGCACAGGGAGGAGAGACCAGGATTTGTTTGGAACTGCCCCAGAACTTCAGAGTTGTTGTGAGCG GCATTTCTGCAGAGAGTCCGCAGAGCTTTGAATACACCGTTCACTTTCTGCCTCCACTCGTGCTGAATTTTGAGCTCCCACCAGACTACCCGTCATCCTCCCCGCCTGCCTTCACTCTCAGCAGCAAATGGCTCTCCCCAGCACAG CTCAGCGCTCTTTGTGAGCATTTAGACAACTTATGGGAAGAAAACCGAGGCTGTGTGGTCCTGTTTGCCTGGATGcagtttctgaaggaagaaacgTTGAATTACCTGAATATTTCATCCCCATACGAGCTCAAAATGCGCCAACAAGGGAGTACATGGGGCAGGACGCCTTCGGTGCCTCAGGATGCCAAGGACTGTGTTGGTGCAGTGGGCTGTGCTGCGGCTGAAGAAGGAATTGATAAGAGAGCTGTACAGGACGTGGAATCTTTGTCCAGCCTGATTCGGGAGATCCTGGACTTTGATCAGGCTCAGAGAAGGAAGTGCTTTAACAGTAAGATGTACATGTGCAATATTTGCTTCTGTGAGAAGCTGGGCAGTGAATGTATGTACTTCACCGAGTGCAGCCATGTGTACTGCAAAGCCTGCCTGAAGGACTACTTTGAAATTCAGATCAGGGATGGGCAGGTCCACTGCCTCAACTGTCCAGAACCCAACTGTTCTTCTGTTGCTACTCCTGGTCAG GTGAAGGAGTTGGTTGGAGAGCACCTGTTCGCACGCTACGACCGCCTGCTTCTGCAGTCCACCCTGGACCTGATGGCGGATGTTGTGTACTGCCCTCGGCCGGCCTGCCAGACACCCGTCATGCAGGAGCCAGGCTGCACCATGGgcatctgctcctgctgcaacTATGCTTTCTGTACTGCGTGTAAGATGACTTACCACGGGGTCTCACCATGTAAATTAAGTGAGG AGAAATTGATGGATTTGCGCAATGAATATTTAGAAGCTGATGAGGCAACCAAAAGATTGATGGAACAGCGCTATGGCAAACGAGTGATTCAGAAAGCCGTTGAGGAGATAGAGAGCAAACAATGGCTGGAAAAGAACTCCAAGTCTTGCCCTTGCTGTAGTACTCCTATAGAG AAACTAGATGGCTGTAACAAAATGATGTGTACTGGCTGCATGCAGTACTTCTGCTGGCTTTGTATGGCTTCCTTGTCAAGGGCGGACCCATACAAGCACTTCAATGATCCATCTTCCCCATGCTTTGATCGGTACGTGTTTATGTGTGTTACATTCAGTGCTGTACTGCTCGGGTGTTGGGTTTGGGAGCTGTCAGATACTTATCCCAAAAtagcagcattttcttcagaactgcACAGCTTGCTTTTGGCCATAAATGTGGCTGACAGGATTTTCTCTTGCTCTTGA